One window from the genome of Rhizobium sp. NZLR1 encodes:
- a CDS encoding transposase — protein MESRPGSQWLALSCRRWGIPSASSRRSEVYVKSNKNDIIDAAAIAEAARRPTMRFVGIKQADQVDLQMLHWVRIPMKPATDSDLKPAIFRADPGSV, from the coding sequence ATGGAATCCCGTCCGGGTTCCCAATGGCTTGCGTTAAGTTGCAGACGATGGGGCATTCCGTCCGCATCATCCCGGCGCAGTGAAGTCTATGTAAAATCGAACAAGAATGACATCATCGATGCTGCGGCGATCGCAGAAGCTGCAAGGCGACCGACGATGCGCTTCGTTGGCATTAAGCAAGCCGATCAGGTCGATCTTCAGATGTTGCATTGGGTGCGTATTCCGATGAAACCGGCCACCGATTCCGATTTGAAGCCGGCCATTTTTCGGGCTGATCCTGGGTCTGTTTGA
- a CDS encoding calcium-binding protein translates to MNIKGSDKGGFIWGSNLNDTIDCGKKNDWIDAGDGDDRIKAGDGQDYIMAGPGHDTAYGGNGSDVIHADGGDDLLYSDASYPLYVTDPHRVIPHSGEGDDVLDAGPGRDILVAGDGADVLTGGDDGDAFVFRFHNPMVGTTHCYTSVMDFDTKQDRFVLDAADFGGDRNLFDANFINHSKGFPGEFVDTFYNGAAEGAHGEHVVVITDRGFASAAAAATAIDHEAPGDIIVYHDEKTLGQDGKTHGATLAYVDSANHAHAFAHVDNLHDMSDLTSLTAENFGFI, encoded by the coding sequence ATGAATATCAAAGGCAGTGATAAAGGCGGTTTTATTTGGGGATCCAATCTCAACGACACTATCGATTGCGGCAAGAAGAATGACTGGATTGATGCCGGCGACGGCGATGATCGGATCAAAGCTGGTGACGGCCAAGACTACATCATGGCCGGTCCGGGCCATGACACTGCCTACGGCGGGAATGGCTCAGACGTAATCCATGCCGACGGTGGTGACGATCTCTTGTACAGCGACGCCTCCTACCCCTTATACGTCACCGACCCTCACCGCGTAATACCGCATAGCGGCGAGGGCGATGACGTGCTCGACGCCGGCCCTGGCCGCGATATACTTGTGGCTGGTGACGGCGCAGATGTTCTGACTGGCGGCGACGACGGCGACGCCTTCGTGTTTCGGTTCCACAACCCTATGGTTGGAACAACGCACTGCTATACGAGTGTGATGGATTTCGACACGAAGCAGGACCGCTTTGTCCTGGACGCCGCAGATTTCGGTGGTGACCGGAATCTGTTTGATGCAAATTTCATCAATCATTCCAAGGGCTTTCCGGGCGAATTTGTGGACACCTTCTACAACGGCGCGGCCGAAGGCGCGCACGGCGAGCATGTCGTGGTAATCACTGATCGAGGCTTTGCGTCTGCCGCTGCCGCCGCGACTGCTATTGATCACGAAGCCCCCGGTGACATCATTGTCTACCATGATGAAAAAACTCTCGGTCAAGATGGCAAAACTCACGGTGCGACACTAGCCTATGTTGATTCTGCGAACCACGCGCATGCCTTCGCTCATGTCGACAATCTGCACGACATGTCGGATCTTACCTCGCTCACGGCGGAAAATTTCGGCTTCATTTAA
- a CDS encoding outer membrane protein has protein sequence MSLIKRKIFSVGVLTLMACGASAADLADHSVPSAPSYDAPGTFSWAGAYAGLHGGVAASKFNPFNNGRAPAVGAQVGYNFQAGSGVFGAELEGSYLNNEVRVPGGNVESRFRGGAKAKAGLGLDRTFVYGTAGVTTTEFEGRRLVSGSDKRKSGPDSWKQGYLFGGGVEHAFSGGVSAKIEYNYVINNAVPTTSGGISSKSDLNDNVIEAGLNFRF, from the coding sequence ATGTCGCTAATTAAAAGAAAAATCTTCTCCGTAGGTGTCTTGACGCTAATGGCATGCGGCGCGTCGGCGGCCGATCTAGCTGACCACAGCGTTCCGAGCGCCCCCTCTTATGACGCACCGGGAACCTTCTCGTGGGCCGGGGCTTACGCCGGTCTTCATGGAGGTGTCGCAGCCTCCAAATTCAACCCGTTCAACAATGGTCGCGCCCCAGCGGTGGGCGCTCAGGTAGGTTACAATTTCCAGGCTGGATCGGGCGTTTTCGGCGCCGAACTGGAAGGCTCTTACTTGAACAACGAAGTGCGTGTGCCCGGCGGCAACGTGGAAAGCCGCTTCCGCGGTGGCGCGAAAGCGAAGGCTGGCCTGGGCTTGGATCGCACTTTCGTCTACGGCACCGCGGGCGTCACAACGACCGAGTTCGAGGGCCGCCGCCTCGTATCCGGATCGGACAAACGGAAATCCGGGCCGGATAGCTGGAAACAGGGCTACCTCTTCGGTGGCGGCGTCGAGCACGCGTTTTCGGGCGGCGTGTCGGCAAAGATCGAGTACAACTACGTCATTAACAACGCCGTCCCGACCACGAGCGGAGGCATCAGCTCGAAGTCCGACCTCAACGATAATGTAATTGAGGCGGGCCTTAACTTTCGCTTCTGA
- a CDS encoding beta-ketoacyl-[acyl-carrier-protein] synthase family protein, whose product MDRRVVITGLGGLCGLGTDASSIWTEMREGRSAIGPISNSEIHELKGMIGTEIKVLPQHDIDRKQLISMDRFSLLAVLAAKEAMLQAGLSCDEGNAHRFGATVGVGFGGWDATEKAYRTLLLGGATRTELFTGVKAMPSAAACQVSMNLGLRGPVFGATSACASANHAIASAVDQIKLGRADVMLAGGSDAPLVWIVLKAWEAMRVLAPDTCRPFSADRKGLVLGEGAGMAVLESYEHAAARGATMLAEVAGIGLSADAYHIAAPAVHGPEAAMRACLVDAGLNAEDVDYLNAHGTGTKANDQIETMAIKRVFGDYARSISISSTKSTHAHCLGAASALEMIACVMAIQEGVVPPTANYREPDPDCDLDITPNVPRERRVRVAMSNAFAMGGMNAVLAFKQVQ is encoded by the coding sequence ATGGACAGGCGCGTCGTTATCACCGGATTGGGCGGACTGTGCGGACTGGGCACCGATGCTTCCTCTATCTGGACGGAGATGCGCGAAGGCCGCTCCGCCATCGGCCCGATCTCAAACTCAGAGATTCATGAGCTGAAGGGGATGATCGGGACCGAGATCAAGGTGCTGCCTCAACACGACATTGATCGCAAGCAGCTCATCTCCATGGACCGCTTCAGCCTGCTTGCCGTGCTTGCAGCTAAAGAAGCCATGCTACAGGCCGGCCTTTCGTGCGATGAAGGAAATGCCCACCGTTTCGGCGCGACAGTGGGCGTTGGCTTTGGCGGCTGGGACGCTACCGAGAAGGCCTACCGCACCCTCCTATTGGGCGGCGCGACCCGCACTGAGCTATTCACTGGGGTAAAGGCAATGCCTAGCGCGGCTGCCTGTCAGGTAAGCATGAACCTCGGGCTGCGGGGGCCAGTCTTCGGTGCCACCTCTGCCTGCGCCTCGGCCAACCATGCGATCGCTTCAGCGGTAGATCAGATCAAGCTCGGTAGGGCGGACGTTATGCTAGCTGGAGGAAGCGACGCGCCACTCGTGTGGATCGTGCTTAAGGCATGGGAAGCAATGCGCGTACTCGCTCCAGATACTTGCCGGCCATTCTCCGCCGACAGGAAAGGACTAGTTTTGGGCGAGGGTGCGGGCATGGCCGTGCTGGAAAGCTATGAGCATGCCGCCGCCCGCGGTGCAACGATGCTTGCCGAGGTCGCCGGCATCGGCCTTTCCGCCGATGCCTACCACATCGCTGCACCAGCTGTGCATGGGCCGGAGGCGGCGATGCGCGCCTGCCTTGTTGATGCGGGCCTAAACGCCGAGGACGTGGACTACCTCAACGCCCATGGCACCGGCACCAAGGCCAACGATCAAATCGAAACGATGGCGATTAAGCGTGTCTTTGGTGACTATGCTCGATCGATCTCCATCTCTTCCACCAAATCCACTCACGCGCACTGCCTCGGGGCAGCAAGTGCGCTCGAAATGATTGCTTGCGTGATGGCGATCCAAGAAGGTGTCGTGCCGCCGACGGCCAACTATCGCGAGCCAGATCCCGATTGTGATTTGGACATCACGCCAAATGTGCCCCGGGAGCGCAGGGTGCGCGTGGCCATGAGCAACGCTTTCGCCATGGGCGGCATGAATGCTGTCCTTGCATTCAAGCAGGTGCAATGA
- a CDS encoding MaoC family dehydratase: protein MHELSLADVPSRIGQELGKSEWITVDQTTIDLFADATHDHQFIHVHPERAAVESPFGGTIAHGFLTLSLLSAMNFSGMPRIREQTMGLNYGLDRVRFMSPVKTGSRVRGRFVLSECQFRGASMLVTTYEVTVEIENENRPALTANWITIIQFDPNDRPKGI, encoded by the coding sequence ATGCACGAACTTTCGCTCGCCGACGTGCCGTCGCGAATTGGCCAGGAACTCGGCAAATCCGAATGGATCACCGTTGATCAAACTACAATCGATCTCTTTGCCGACGCGACACACGATCATCAATTCATCCACGTGCACCCGGAACGCGCGGCAGTCGAAAGCCCGTTTGGTGGCACGATCGCTCACGGCTTCCTGACACTCTCGCTTCTGTCGGCGATGAACTTCAGCGGCATGCCAAGGATCCGCGAGCAGACCATGGGCCTTAACTACGGCTTAGACCGGGTGCGTTTCATGTCACCGGTCAAGACCGGCAGTCGTGTGCGCGGTCGCTTCGTTCTCTCTGAATGTCAATTTCGCGGCGCAAGCATGCTGGTGACCACCTACGAGGTGACGGTCGAGATCGAGAACGAGAACCGACCGGCACTCACTGCCAATTGGATCACGATCATTCAGTTTGACCCGAACGACAGGCCTAAAGGGATTTGA
- a CDS encoding efflux transporter outer membrane subunit, with translation MHSFRLAAAVLPLLLSSCMLGPDHAPPETPLPEKFSEGAKQSAGDVAVSAWWDSFSDRTLNQYVASGLDENLSVQQALERVNAAAADVTIAGAGGLPKASHTTSGEIGKGGDVTSTQNISSVQLSLTWLLDVFGQYRRSTESALASLDSAHAAVDAAKLALIKDLVSSYIDARYYQQRVSISRANLKSRQETYDFTNFQVEAGAASRLDVLQAEGLVRSTIAEIPRLELNFRVSAHHIAALLALPSETVIKQLQKSEGQPVYRGKINAGIPADLIRNRFDIRQAERDLAAATAQIGVAEAQLYPAITLSGSITPSYIKQRGRHGGILKWSFGPSLDLPILDGGRLRSNVETSKSDAAAAYISWKLTVLTAVQEVEDALTAIRRDVHTENSRRRQVETIEEALKLSTASYTDGASSLLDVLEAQRQVSSAQASLAAAIQQLAKDHVRLNVAIRGGFAAPKVASPREASTVAAANANIQSAHSQ, from the coding sequence TTGCATTCGTTCCGTCTGGCCGCTGCGGTGTTGCCGCTACTTTTGTCATCTTGCATGCTCGGGCCCGACCATGCACCGCCGGAAACGCCTTTGCCGGAGAAGTTTTCCGAGGGTGCAAAACAGAGCGCCGGCGATGTTGCGGTGTCGGCGTGGTGGGATTCGTTTTCAGATCGTACGCTCAACCAGTACGTTGCCTCCGGCCTGGATGAGAACCTCAGCGTTCAGCAGGCGCTCGAAAGGGTTAATGCCGCCGCCGCGGACGTCACCATCGCTGGCGCCGGGGGCCTTCCCAAGGCATCACACACGACAAGCGGCGAGATCGGCAAAGGGGGAGATGTCACGAGCACACAGAATATCTCCAGCGTGCAACTATCGTTGACCTGGCTGCTGGACGTATTCGGTCAGTACCGGCGCAGCACTGAAAGCGCACTGGCTTCTCTTGATTCTGCGCATGCGGCTGTCGACGCCGCAAAGCTAGCTCTAATCAAAGATCTTGTTTCCTCCTACATCGACGCCCGGTACTACCAGCAGCGCGTCTCGATTTCCCGAGCGAACCTGAAGTCCCGCCAGGAGACCTACGATTTCACGAATTTTCAAGTCGAAGCGGGAGCGGCTTCCAGGCTGGATGTCTTGCAAGCCGAAGGACTTGTCCGATCGACGATTGCCGAAATACCAAGGCTAGAACTGAATTTTCGCGTGTCGGCGCATCACATTGCGGCCCTCCTCGCTTTGCCGTCGGAAACAGTGATCAAGCAACTGCAGAAAAGTGAAGGGCAGCCGGTCTATCGCGGAAAGATCAATGCCGGCATTCCCGCCGATCTTATTCGCAATCGATTCGATATTCGCCAGGCTGAACGGGATCTCGCCGCCGCGACTGCACAGATCGGCGTGGCGGAAGCACAGCTTTACCCCGCGATAACGCTCTCCGGCTCGATCACCCCTTCCTATATCAAGCAGCGCGGCCGTCACGGGGGTATCTTGAAATGGTCCTTCGGGCCGAGCCTTGACCTCCCAATTCTGGACGGCGGCCGTTTGCGGTCAAACGTGGAGACTTCTAAATCGGACGCCGCAGCAGCCTACATAAGCTGGAAATTAACCGTCCTGACAGCTGTGCAGGAAGTCGAGGACGCTTTGACAGCCATCCGACGCGACGTTCACACAGAGAACTCACGTCGCAGGCAAGTAGAAACGATCGAAGAAGCACTGAAGCTTTCGACGGCCTCGTACACGGATGGTGCCTCTTCTCTCCTCGATGTTCTCGAAGCGCAAAGGCAGGTGTCCAGCGCTCAGGCGAGCCTCGCTGCGGCGATCCAACAACTGGCCAAGGATCACGTGCGGTTGAATGTAGCAATCCGCGGTGGTTTTGCGGCTCCCAAAGTCGCGTCACCCAGGGAGGCCTCGACGGTTGCAGCCGCAAATGCAAACATCCAATCCGCACATTCGCAATAG
- the nodL gene encoding nodulation O-acetyltransferase NodL gives MTRSQKEKMLAGEMYNAADPEIQAELLLTGAWLKRYNDTLGDTAERWNALLLERLGAVGLGAVIRPPFHCDYGFNIRIGAWVYINYNCVILDVAAVTIGDGTAIGPAVQIYTADHPHDPEQRQAGLQLGRPVSIGRHAWIGGGAIILPGVTIGDHAVIGAGSVVTRDVPAGSTAMGNPARVKAGGRLPKS, from the coding sequence ATGACACGCAGCCAAAAAGAAAAAATGCTGGCAGGCGAAATGTACAACGCAGCGGACCCCGAGATCCAAGCCGAGCTGCTCCTCACCGGGGCTTGGCTGAAGCGGTACAATGACACGCTGGGCGACACCGCCGAGCGGTGGAATGCGCTCCTTTTAGAACGATTGGGCGCGGTCGGGCTTGGAGCTGTTATTCGTCCGCCGTTCCACTGTGATTACGGGTTTAACATCCGGATCGGAGCTTGGGTTTACATCAACTACAACTGCGTCATTCTTGACGTGGCAGCGGTGACTATCGGTGACGGAACCGCAATAGGCCCTGCTGTGCAAATTTATACCGCGGACCATCCACATGATCCAGAGCAGCGCCAGGCTGGACTGCAGTTGGGACGACCTGTCAGCATTGGCAGGCACGCCTGGATTGGCGGTGGAGCAATCATTCTCCCGGGGGTGACGATTGGCGATCACGCTGTCATTGGCGCTGGTAGTGTGGTCACGCGAGATGTTCCTGCAGGAAGCACGGCCATGGGAAATCCAGCTCGGGTCAAGGCTGGTGGACGCTTGCCAAAATCCTAA
- a CDS encoding acyl carrier protein translates to MADQLTLEIISAINKLVKAENGERTTVALGEITTDTELTSLGIDSLGLADVLWDLEQIYGIKIEMNTADAWSNLNNIGDVVEAVRGLLTKEV, encoded by the coding sequence ATGGCTGATCAACTCACACTGGAAATTATCAGTGCGATCAATAAGCTCGTCAAAGCTGAAAACGGCGAGAGAACGACCGTAGCGCTCGGCGAAATAACGACTGACACTGAGTTGACTTCGCTTGGCATCGATTCGCTGGGTTTGGCCGATGTCCTTTGGGATCTGGAGCAAATCTACGGCATTAAGATCGAGATGAATACGGCCGATGCCTGGTCGAACCTCAACAATATCGGCGACGTGGTGGAAGCCGTCCGTGGCTTGCTCACCAAGGAGGTCTGA
- the glmS gene encoding glutamine--fructose-6-phosphate transaminase (isomerizing): MCGIVGIVGRKPVSERLIEALERLEYRGYDSAGVATICEGELHRRRAEGKLVNLKTRLKKEPLSGTVGIAHTRWATHGAPTECNAHPHFADGVAVVHNGIIENFSELKDGLAEVGAKFQTDTDTEVIAHLLTKFRRDGMGCLEAMHAMLKCVKGAFALAILFEDDPATIMVARNGPPLVIGHGDGEMFLGSDAIALAPFTNDITYLNDGDWAVVGKTSVQVFDIEGKVVTRPRHISLATAGLVGKGNHRHFMEKEIYEQPEVLAGALGHYINVNENHVKAISTDIGFARVESLAISACGTAYLAGLIGKYWFERYARLTVEIDVASEFRYREIPLSPRSAALFISQSGETADTLASLRYCKAQGLRIGAVVNTPESTIAREADAIFPILAGPEIGVASTKAFTCQLAVLAALAIGAGKARGTITDDEEQVLVQSLATLPGVMRQVLNDIKPKIELLSRELSHYRDVLYLGRGTSFPLAMEGALKLKEVSYIHAEGYAAGELKHGPIALIDENMPVIVIAPHDRFFDKTVSNMQEVAARGGRIILITDETGASMSKLPTMHTIVLPNVEEIIAPMIFALPLQLLAYHTAVVMGADVDQPRNLAKSVTVE; the protein is encoded by the coding sequence ATGTGTGGGATTGTTGGCATAGTGGGACGGAAGCCCGTGTCGGAGCGGCTGATAGAAGCCTTGGAGCGACTGGAATACCGTGGCTATGATTCAGCCGGCGTTGCTACGATCTGCGAGGGAGAATTGCACCGACGCCGCGCAGAAGGCAAGCTCGTGAACCTTAAAACGAGATTGAAAAAAGAGCCCCTGAGCGGCACCGTCGGCATCGCCCACACGCGCTGGGCGACCCATGGCGCACCGACAGAATGCAACGCACACCCGCATTTTGCCGATGGCGTAGCCGTTGTTCATAACGGCATCATCGAAAATTTCTCCGAGCTGAAAGACGGATTGGCAGAGGTAGGGGCCAAGTTCCAGACCGACACGGATACCGAGGTGATTGCGCATCTCCTGACAAAATTCCGTCGGGATGGCATGGGATGCCTTGAGGCCATGCATGCCATGCTGAAGTGCGTCAAGGGCGCCTTCGCTCTTGCCATCCTGTTTGAGGATGATCCCGCGACCATTATGGTAGCGCGCAATGGACCACCATTAGTGATAGGCCATGGCGATGGTGAGATGTTTCTAGGCTCCGACGCGATCGCTCTTGCTCCGTTCACCAATGACATCACATATCTGAACGATGGCGATTGGGCTGTTGTAGGCAAAACGAGTGTCCAGGTTTTCGATATCGAAGGCAAAGTCGTCACGCGCCCACGGCACATATCGCTTGCTACCGCAGGCCTGGTCGGCAAGGGAAATCACCGGCATTTTATGGAGAAGGAAATCTACGAGCAACCCGAGGTCCTCGCCGGTGCTCTTGGTCACTACATCAATGTCAACGAAAATCATGTCAAAGCCATTTCAACCGACATCGGTTTTGCCAGGGTTGAGAGCCTCGCAATTTCTGCCTGCGGCACTGCATACCTTGCGGGACTGATTGGCAAATATTGGTTCGAGCGCTACGCACGCTTGACGGTAGAGATTGATGTCGCCTCCGAATTCCGCTATCGCGAAATCCCATTGTCGCCACGGTCGGCAGCGCTCTTCATCTCTCAATCTGGTGAGACGGCTGACACGCTTGCATCGCTCCGGTATTGCAAAGCACAAGGTCTGAGAATTGGTGCTGTCGTCAATACCCCAGAATCAACAATTGCCCGCGAGGCAGATGCCATCTTTCCGATCCTCGCCGGGCCAGAGATCGGCGTTGCTTCTACCAAGGCATTCACATGCCAGCTTGCTGTTCTCGCTGCGCTAGCCATCGGCGCGGGCAAGGCGCGGGGCACAATCACGGACGACGAGGAACAAGTGCTCGTCCAAAGTTTGGCGACGTTGCCGGGCGTTATGCGACAGGTGCTGAACGACATCAAGCCGAAGATCGAGCTCTTGTCACGGGAATTGTCGCATTACCGCGACGTGCTCTATCTCGGCCGCGGCACGAGTTTCCCATTGGCTATGGAAGGTGCGCTGAAGCTCAAGGAGGTCTCCTATATCCATGCTGAAGGTTATGCAGCAGGAGAATTAAAACACGGTCCGATCGCCCTGATCGATGAAAATATGCCAGTCATCGTCATCGCGCCACATGATCGGTTCTTCGATAAGACTGTCTCCAATATGCAGGAAGTGGCCGCCCGCGGCGGCCGCATCATTCTGATCACCGACGAGACGGGAGCTTCGATGTCGAAACTCCCCACCATGCACACTATCGTATTACCCAATGTCGAGGAGATTATCGCGCCGATGATCTTTGCTCTGCCGCTACAGCTTCTTGCGTATCACACGGCGGTGGTCATGGGGGCAGATGTGGACCAGCCGCGGAATCTAGCTAAGTCAGTCACAGTCGAATGA